One Thiocapsa bogorovii DNA segment encodes these proteins:
- a CDS encoding YdcF family protein: MLYLDKVLSQLAYPLGLSIVLALLALVLLVAGRRRSGLFALSVGILWLGFWSIPIVSDGLRLSLEGRFPHEPVDVLPEADAVVVLGGGIRGGPPAWPDPDLGRASDRVWHAARIYRAGKAPRVIVSGGSMPWAGERRSEADAMLRFLADLRVPSAAILLEGRSRNTRENALYTREILSAEGFDRVLLVTSALHMPRALATFRAAGIDAVPAATDFEVMPEPAHLIRWLPDAEALSDSTRALKEYVGWWVYRWRGWAEA; encoded by the coding sequence ATGCTTTACCTCGATAAGGTGCTCAGCCAACTGGCCTATCCGCTCGGGCTCTCGATCGTACTGGCGCTGTTGGCGCTTGTGCTTCTCGTCGCGGGCCGGCGCCGATCGGGGCTTTTTGCCTTGTCGGTCGGGATCCTTTGGCTCGGTTTCTGGTCGATTCCGATCGTCTCGGACGGTTTGCGCCTCTCGCTGGAAGGCCGGTTCCCGCATGAGCCGGTGGACGTCTTGCCGGAGGCGGATGCCGTGGTCGTCCTCGGAGGCGGCATTCGCGGCGGCCCGCCCGCTTGGCCGGACCCGGATCTGGGGCGGGCCTCGGACCGGGTTTGGCACGCGGCGCGGATCTATCGTGCGGGGAAGGCCCCGCGCGTCATCGTTTCGGGTGGCTCCATGCCTTGGGCGGGCGAGCGCCGCAGCGAGGCCGATGCGATGCTGCGTTTCCTCGCCGATCTGCGTGTGCCGTCCGCTGCGATCCTGCTGGAGGGACGCAGTCGAAACACCCGCGAGAACGCGCTCTATACTCGCGAGATCCTAAGCGCGGAGGGGTTCGATCGCGTCCTTTTGGTGACCTCGGCTCTGCACATGCCGCGCGCACTGGCGACCTTTCGCGCAGCCGGGATCGATGCGGTGCCGGCGGCGACCGATTTCGAGGTGATGCCCGAGCCTGCTCATCTCATCCGCTGGCTCCCGGACGCCGAAGCCTTGTCGGACAGCACGCGTGCCCTGAAGGAGTATGTCGGATGGTGGGTCTACCGGTGGCGCGGTTGGGCCGAGGCGTAA
- a CDS encoding DUF2189 domain-containing protein, with product MSLVTYLSGHGGHALPVMQVSLAKPFVWLGRGWEDLRRTPGASLAYGLLVSVLGAVILGFWRHPYFIAAAVSGFLLVGPLFAAGLCELSRRLAAGEPADFDTSLSVLAEHRTALIRFSSELLAIGAIWFAASTLMLYLALGSAGPGVEATMWGGVLEQLTRAQMISYAVVGGLLACVVFARSVVAVPLIIDRHVDSPTAVRTSIRVTLADLPAMILWAALIVILVAIGFATFLVGMVAIFPLLGHATWHAYRDLVK from the coding sequence ATGAGTCTCGTCACCTACCTGAGCGGACATGGCGGCCATGCGTTGCCTGTCATGCAAGTTTCTTTGGCAAAACCCTTCGTCTGGCTGGGCAGAGGTTGGGAGGATCTCCGCCGGACCCCCGGCGCCAGCCTCGCCTACGGATTGCTTGTCTCCGTGCTGGGTGCGGTGATCCTCGGCTTTTGGCGGCATCCGTATTTCATCGCCGCAGCCGTTTCCGGCTTCCTGCTGGTCGGGCCGCTCTTTGCGGCGGGCTTGTGCGAGCTGTCGCGTCGTCTCGCGGCCGGGGAGCCCGCCGATTTCGACACCTCGCTCTCGGTCCTTGCGGAGCATCGCACGGCCCTGATTCGGTTCTCGTCCGAGCTGTTGGCGATCGGTGCGATCTGGTTTGCGGCCTCCACGCTGATGCTGTATCTGGCCTTGGGAAGTGCCGGTCCGGGCGTCGAGGCGACGATGTGGGGTGGCGTGCTCGAGCAGTTGACCCGGGCGCAGATGATCTCCTACGCCGTGGTCGGCGGTCTTCTCGCATGTGTCGTCTTTGCGCGATCGGTCGTCGCGGTCCCGCTCATCATCGACCGTCACGTGGATTCGCCGACAGCCGTGCGCACCAGCATCCGTGTCACGCTTGCCGATCTGCCGGCGATGATCCTGTGGGCCGCCCTGATCGTCATCCTGGTCGCCATAGGGTTCGCGACCTTCCTTGTCGGCATGGTGGCGATCTTTCCGCTGCTCGGGCATGCGACCTGGCATGCCTACCGCGACTTGGTGAAATAA
- a CDS encoding transglycosylase SLT domain-containing protein — MFASPSSSRAASAVFRICASTALFLVACLVVGQPGANDRPAFLAAERALEANDLETFGRLSAGLVDHPLYPYLRFAVLTRDLAATSDEEIERFLSDFPQTQLGTRLRLAYLARLAAAERWSDYARIYRPDRAPERRCLYLRALIETGRRDEALAQVEPLWFSARSQPDACDPVFAAWRDVGGLTTELVLQRIRLAMEAGERGVAGYLGGLLRDSEKHRYAAWRAVDADPSLVLDPASVEDGHPQRAAILAHGLVGLARLSPGTAADALASLADVLRTNGEASDRAHAAIGQALTRAGDPRGLAVWDGVRATEHTLTEQEVRLRAAVDLKAWERVADWVARMPEGAVKRDRWLYWQGRAEAELGRDEDAHATLMRAAGGRSLWAFLAADRLGLPYQLDQVGTPAEPERIRALASGPTFARMRELSRLGRETDMRREWRELMEHLGGPDLLAAAYVADVMRWHDQAIQASARSGYWEDIQLRFPVAHRSLVEEQAWQRGVEPDWVLAVIRQESVFAGTLASHAGAIGLMQLLPTTAREVAQTLDLDPPSRWDLLDPSVNIALGSAYLTRMRDRFGHAALATAAYNAGPARVARWLPDACVEADLWILSIPFRETRRYVERVLAYRVIYGERLGLPPTRLSDWLPPVPGADFFES, encoded by the coding sequence ATGTTCGCCAGTCCATCTTCTTCGCGTGCCGCGTCGGCTGTCTTCCGGATCTGCGCTTCGACGGCCCTGTTCCTCGTCGCGTGCCTTGTGGTTGGTCAGCCCGGCGCAAACGATCGCCCCGCGTTTCTGGCTGCCGAGCGCGCGCTCGAGGCGAATGACCTCGAGACCTTCGGCCGTCTCTCCGCGGGTCTCGTCGATCACCCCCTTTACCCCTACCTGCGCTTTGCCGTTTTAACCCGGGATCTCGCGGCGACCTCGGATGAGGAGATCGAGCGCTTTCTGAGCGATTTCCCGCAAACACAGCTTGGGACCCGGCTTCGCCTGGCCTATCTGGCACGCCTCGCCGCAGCCGAGCGCTGGTCGGATTACGCGCGGATCTACCGGCCGGACCGGGCGCCCGAGCGGCGCTGTCTCTACCTGCGCGCACTTATCGAGACGGGGCGGCGCGACGAGGCGCTGGCTCAGGTCGAGCCTCTGTGGTTCTCGGCCCGGTCGCAGCCGGATGCCTGCGATCCCGTCTTCGCGGCGTGGCGCGATGTCGGCGGGCTCACGACCGAGCTTGTCCTCCAGCGCATCCGCCTGGCGATGGAGGCAGGCGAGCGCGGTGTCGCCGGCTATCTGGGCGGGCTCCTACGGGATTCGGAGAAGCATCGTTACGCCGCTTGGCGCGCGGTCGACGCCGATCCGTCGCTGGTCTTGGATCCGGCATCCGTCGAGGACGGACATCCCCAACGCGCTGCGATCCTGGCGCACGGGCTCGTCGGTTTGGCGCGTCTCTCGCCCGGGACGGCGGCCGACGCGCTGGCGTCTCTCGCGGACGTTTTGCGCACGAATGGAGAGGCATCCGATCGCGCCCATGCGGCGATCGGACAGGCATTGACCCGCGCCGGGGATCCACGCGGACTTGCGGTGTGGGACGGTGTGCGCGCGACCGAGCACACCCTGACCGAGCAAGAGGTTCGCCTGCGCGCGGCGGTCGACCTGAAGGCCTGGGAACGGGTCGCCGATTGGGTGGCTCGAATGCCCGAAGGTGCCGTCAAGCGTGACCGCTGGCTTTACTGGCAAGGGCGTGCCGAGGCCGAGCTCGGGCGCGACGAGGACGCGCACGCCACCCTGATGCGGGCAGCCGGGGGGCGCAGTCTCTGGGCCTTCCTGGCGGCGGATCGGTTGGGGTTGCCCTATCAACTCGACCAAGTCGGGACGCCCGCGGAGCCCGAGCGGATCCGCGCCTTGGCGAGCGGCCCTACCTTCGCACGCATGCGCGAGCTCAGCCGACTGGGTCGGGAGACGGACATGCGCCGCGAGTGGCGCGAGCTGATGGAGCATCTGGGCGGCCCGGATCTGTTGGCGGCCGCCTACGTGGCCGACGTGATGCGCTGGCACGACCAGGCCATTCAGGCATCGGCACGGTCCGGCTACTGGGAGGACATCCAGTTGCGCTTCCCGGTCGCTCATCGCTCTTTGGTCGAGGAGCAGGCGTGGCAGCGTGGCGTGGAGCCGGACTGGGTCCTCGCTGTGATTCGACAAGAGAGCGTCTTTGCCGGCACCCTGGCCTCCCACGCCGGTGCGATCGGTCTGATGCAGCTCCTGCCCACGACGGCACGAGAGGTCGCGCAGACGCTCGATTTGGATCCGCCGTCACGGTGGGATCTGCTCGACCCCTCGGTCAACATCGCGCTGGGCAGTGCATACCTCACACGCATGCGCGATCGTTTTGGTCACGCCGCGTTGGCCACGGCGGCCTATAATGCCGGTCCGGCGCGCGTTGCACGCTGGCTGCCGGACGCCTGTGTCGAGGCCGATCTCTGGATCCTGTCGATCCCCTTCCGCGAGACGCGTCGCTATGTCGAACGTGTCCTCGCCTATCGGGTGATCTACGGCGAGCGTTTGGGTCTTCCGCCGACACGCCTGTCCGATTGGCTCCCCCCCGTGCCCGGCGCGGATTTTTTCGAGTCCTGA
- a CDS encoding DUF134 domain-containing protein, producing the protein MPGRKRRARCIGFDPGFLCFKPCGRPGRGLESVTLRADELEALRLADLEGLYQEECAVQMGISRTTLSRTLAQARRKVTDALISGKRLVVEPPREKRGVEGVRCGAVVPSDRPEDETGGTV; encoded by the coding sequence ATGCCGGGTCGAAAGCGACGCGCCCGCTGTATCGGATTCGATCCGGGCTTTCTCTGTTTCAAACCCTGCGGTCGACCCGGACGGGGTCTGGAGTCCGTGACCCTGCGTGCCGACGAGCTTGAAGCCTTGCGTCTCGCGGACCTCGAAGGTTTGTATCAGGAGGAGTGTGCGGTGCAGATGGGGATCTCGCGGACCACCTTGTCGCGAACCCTCGCGCAGGCGCGACGCAAGGTGACGGACGCCCTGATCAGCGGAAAACGGCTGGTGGTGGAGCCGCCACGGGAGAAGCGCGGCGTCGAGGGCGTGCGGTGCGGGGCGGTCGTGCCATCGGATCGACCGGAGGACGAAACAGGTGGTACGGTGTGA
- a CDS encoding complex I NDUFA9 subunit family protein, translating to MRHPCICVIGGTGFVGRHLLNRLSGAGYRTRVPTRHPHRYRHLRLVPGCELVQLDQWDEAGLADLMVGCDAVVYLLGILNEGGGRTFEQTHVGMVESTTRAALAAGIDRYLHMSALNADPAGPSEYLRSKGRGEAVALAAAEQGLAVTVFRPSVIFGPGDGLFNRFASLLRLLPGPFPLACADARFAPVYVGDVATAMLRTLQDPASRGQIYELCGPRTFALRDILIYTGSRIGRKVRVVALSDRLARLQARIFEKLPGKPFSTDNYLSLQIDSLCREDGLDRLGIVATDVDAVVPGYLG from the coding sequence ATGAGACATCCGTGCATTTGTGTCATTGGGGGAACCGGCTTCGTCGGTCGACATCTCCTAAATCGCCTGTCCGGCGCCGGATATCGGACCCGTGTGCCGACGCGCCATCCCCATCGCTATCGACACCTACGGCTCGTTCCGGGCTGCGAGCTGGTGCAGCTCGACCAATGGGACGAAGCCGGTTTGGCCGATCTGATGGTCGGATGCGACGCGGTGGTGTATCTGCTCGGCATCCTCAACGAGGGGGGCGGGCGCACCTTCGAGCAAACCCATGTCGGGATGGTCGAGTCGACGACACGCGCGGCGCTCGCCGCCGGCATCGACAGGTACCTGCACATGAGTGCGCTGAATGCGGACCCGGCCGGTCCAAGCGAGTATCTACGCAGCAAGGGCAGGGGCGAGGCGGTCGCCTTGGCGGCGGCCGAACAGGGATTGGCGGTGACGGTGTTTCGTCCCTCGGTCATCTTCGGGCCGGGCGATGGACTCTTCAATCGGTTCGCATCGCTGCTGCGTTTGCTTCCGGGGCCATTCCCGCTCGCCTGTGCCGACGCGCGATTCGCCCCGGTCTATGTCGGCGATGTCGCGACCGCCATGCTTCGCACGCTCCAAGATCCGGCGAGCCGCGGACAGATCTATGAGCTTTGCGGACCGCGCACCTTCGCACTGCGCGATATCCTGATCTACACGGGAAGCCGGATCGGGCGCAAGGTCCGAGTGGTCGCCCTGAGCGATCGTCTCGCCCGACTTCAGGCGCGCATCTTCGAGAAGCTTCCCGGTAAACCCTTCAGTACGGATAACTATCTGTCCCTTCAGATCGACAGCCTCTGTCGAGAGGATGGACTCGATCGGCTCGGCATCGTGGCGACCGATGTCGACGCCGTGGTACCCGGTTATTTGGGTTAG
- a CDS encoding Crp/Fnr family transcriptional regulator, which produces MIGDPRQRQRLLDAFPFLQAASEEFQAEVFAHVTLVRLPVGQLISHDGDHCTQLPLVLTGTGRVYKLGENGREITLYRVHPGESCVVTTSCILSGRAFPAFAVCESAVEAVVVRPAEVRRWMSTSEPWREYIFGLIANRLQEVFGVLDAVLFQRLDQRLITHLLGLRATGSGPGIQMTHQALAVELGSSREVVSRVLKGLESQGLLRTTRGLIELLDIPALEVRSQEG; this is translated from the coding sequence ATGATCGGTGATCCTCGGCAACGACAGCGTCTTCTCGATGCCTTCCCGTTTCTTCAGGCGGCATCGGAGGAGTTCCAAGCCGAGGTGTTCGCTCACGTCACCTTGGTCCGCCTGCCGGTCGGGCAGCTGATCTCCCACGACGGCGACCATTGCACGCAGCTGCCCTTGGTGCTGACCGGAACAGGGCGCGTCTACAAGCTCGGCGAGAACGGTCGAGAGATCACCCTGTACCGCGTTCATCCCGGCGAGAGCTGCGTGGTCACCACATCCTGCATCCTCAGCGGACGGGCCTTTCCCGCCTTCGCCGTGTGCGAGAGCGCGGTCGAGGCGGTCGTCGTTCGACCGGCAGAGGTCCGCCGCTGGATGTCCACCTCGGAGCCTTGGCGGGAATATATCTTCGGCCTGATCGCCAACCGCTTGCAGGAGGTCTTCGGCGTTCTCGATGCGGTGCTCTTCCAGCGCCTGGATCAACGTCTGATCACCCATCTCCTCGGCCTTCGTGCAACCGGCTCGGGGCCGGGCATCCAGATGACGCATCAGGCCCTCGCGGTCGAGCTGGGATCCTCGCGCGAGGTCGTCAGCCGTGTTCTCAAGGGCCTGGAGTCACAGGGACTGCTGCGCACGACGCGCGGCCTTATAGAGTTGCTGGACATTCCCGCGCTCGAGGTGCGGTCCCAGGAGGGCTGA
- a CDS encoding NifB/NifX family molybdenum-iron cluster-binding protein has protein sequence MKIAISAESGQGLDSQVAQHFGHAPYFIVVNVENDAVTTTLDIANPFAEAHQPGQIPDFIKQQGVDVMLSGGMGGRAIAFFTQAGIKTATGASGTVRASLERYLGGTLAAAAPCAESVAHGHA, from the coding sequence ATGAAGATCGCCATTAGCGCCGAATCCGGCCAGGGTCTCGACAGTCAGGTCGCCCAGCACTTCGGCCATGCCCCCTACTTCATTGTCGTGAACGTCGAAAACGACGCGGTCACCACGACGCTGGACATCGCCAACCCCTTCGCCGAGGCGCATCAGCCGGGACAGATCCCGGACTTTATCAAGCAACAGGGGGTCGATGTGATGTTGAGCGGCGGCATGGGCGGTCGCGCCATCGCGTTCTTTACCCAAGCCGGCATCAAAACCGCGACCGGTGCGAGCGGCACGGTGCGGGCGTCGCTGGAGCGCTACTTGGGCGGTACGCTCGCCGCCGCAGCGCCCTGTGCCGAGAGCGTGGCGCATGGGCACGCTTGA
- a CDS encoding methylthioribulose 1-phosphate dehydratase — MDDPEVFKQRAAELIDVGHFCFSRGWLPATSGNLSARLDKRRIAITVSGRHKGELDASGIMAMDLGGGILTAGCRPSAETELHLMLYRRDPAIGAVLHTHSVNATVLSRLAGDALMLSDYEVLKALPGIETHKTRLALPVFPNDQDIGRLALEVEQALERTPDLSGYLIAGHGLYTWGSNVAEARRRIEAFEFLLECETLTRSMSR; from the coding sequence ATGGACGATCCCGAGGTCTTCAAACAGCGCGCCGCCGAGCTCATCGACGTCGGGCACTTTTGCTTTTCGCGTGGCTGGTTGCCGGCGACCTCCGGAAACCTCTCCGCGCGTCTGGATAAGCGCCGCATCGCCATCACCGTGTCGGGGCGTCACAAGGGCGAGCTCGACGCGAGCGGGATCATGGCGATGGATCTCGGAGGCGGAATCCTGACCGCGGGCTGTCGCCCGTCCGCCGAGACCGAGCTCCATCTGATGTTGTACCGACGCGATCCGGCCATCGGTGCCGTGCTGCACACCCACTCGGTCAACGCCACCGTGCTCTCTCGCCTGGCCGGCGACGCCTTGATGCTCTCCGACTACGAGGTCTTGAAGGCGTTGCCCGGGATCGAGACCCACAAGACCCGGCTCGCACTGCCCGTCTTCCCCAACGACCAGGATATCGGGCGTCTGGCGCTCGAGGTGGAGCAGGCGCTGGAGCGCACGCCGGATCTGTCCGGCTACTTGATTGCCGGTCACGGCCTCTATACCTGGGGCAGCAACGTCGCCGAAGCGCGTCGGCGGATCGAGGCGTTCGAGTTCCTGCTCGAATGCGAAACCCTCACGAGGAGTATGAGCCGATGA
- a CDS encoding sulfite exporter TauE/SafE family protein, producing MPAFDRSGRNPVLELLAYLAIGAASGMLAGLFGVGGGVIVVPALILLFTQIGMGSEWIPHLAVGSSLAAIVGTGAASTYAHHRRGAVRWDLVARLAPGIVLGAWLGAALAGIIPELWLTRLFAVFLTYVGIRMLIPRKIHLEHTLPGSPGMWAAGGGIGTLSALVGIGGGTLTVPFLGNRGIDMRKAVGTSAACGLPIALAGAIGFMVVGWGREGLPEASTGFVYWPAVGAILLASMPTAPLGASLAHRLPVALLKRLFGVFLLLIALRLAY from the coding sequence ATGCCGGCCTTCGATCGTTCAGGACGGAATCCAGTGCTCGAGCTCCTAGCCTATCTCGCCATCGGCGCCGCCTCCGGAATGTTGGCCGGCCTTTTCGGCGTGGGCGGCGGCGTGATCGTCGTCCCGGCACTGATCCTGCTGTTCACACAGATCGGCATGGGATCGGAGTGGATCCCGCATCTCGCCGTCGGAAGCTCACTGGCCGCCATCGTCGGGACGGGAGCGGCGTCGACCTATGCACATCACCGGCGCGGTGCCGTGCGCTGGGATCTGGTCGCCCGACTGGCACCCGGCATCGTCCTCGGCGCCTGGCTCGGCGCCGCCTTGGCCGGGATCATCCCCGAACTTTGGCTGACTCGTCTCTTTGCCGTCTTTCTGACCTATGTCGGGATCCGAATGCTGATTCCCCGGAAGATCCATCTCGAGCACACCCTGCCCGGCTCTCCGGGGATGTGGGCGGCGGGCGGAGGCATCGGGACCCTCTCGGCGCTGGTCGGGATCGGCGGCGGCACCCTGACGGTGCCTTTTCTCGGAAACCGCGGAATCGACATGCGCAAGGCAGTCGGGACCTCGGCCGCCTGCGGTTTGCCGATCGCGCTTGCCGGCGCCATCGGCTTCATGGTCGTCGGCTGGGGACGCGAGGGATTGCCCGAGGCCAGCACGGGTTTTGTCTACTGGCCTGCAGTCGGGGCCATTCTGCTCGCCAGCATGCCCACCGCCCCCCTCGGCGCATCCCTTGCGCATCGTCTCCCGGTTGCCCTCTTGAAGCGGCTGTTCGGGGTGTTTCTGCTGCTGATCGCCCTGCGCTTGGCCTATTGA
- a CDS encoding DegQ family serine endoprotease has product MKRHLVSVAILSAAILAGPAQALDGGVESLRETGKAFASVGRAVSPSVVFVQVEGQRQATAQAPLGLPFGDELPFGDEFFKRFFGEGFPGIPRGQGPGAPPSEPRSMGQGSGFVFAAESGLLTDKTYIMTNNHVVEGAERIRVTFQDGREFDAEVTGRDPQSDVAVIEIKTGGLPALALGDSAKLEVGEWVVAIGNPFGLSHTLTVGVVSATGRTSLGINDYEDFIQTDAAINPGNSGGPLVDLDGAVVGMNTAIFSRSGGYMGVGFAIPINLANAIANQLIEQGEVTRGFLGIVIQPLTADLAESFGMQQGEGILIAQVTEDSPAGKAGLRQGDVIVAYRGEPVTDVGNFRNRVALTPPGSSQELTIVRDGQRQTLDVTIGTLNAEALASSSPTQTSEELGLTLQNLTPQLAEQFGGQAGEGVLVTEVKPGSIAATAGIEPGTLILQVNREWVKSVADFQQAVKAGRETGRVLLLVRKDDMQRYVVLSW; this is encoded by the coding sequence ATGAAAAGGCATCTTGTGAGTGTAGCGATACTTTCGGCGGCGATTCTCGCGGGCCCCGCGCAGGCCTTGGACGGCGGTGTCGAGAGTCTGCGCGAGACCGGCAAGGCGTTTGCCTCGGTCGGGCGGGCGGTGTCTCCGTCCGTGGTCTTCGTCCAAGTCGAAGGCCAACGGCAGGCCACCGCGCAGGCTCCCCTCGGCTTGCCCTTCGGCGATGAGCTGCCTTTCGGGGACGAATTCTTCAAACGCTTCTTCGGCGAGGGCTTTCCGGGAATCCCGCGCGGCCAAGGACCTGGAGCCCCGCCCAGCGAGCCGCGCTCGATGGGGCAGGGCTCGGGATTCGTGTTCGCCGCAGAGAGTGGTCTCCTCACCGACAAGACCTACATCATGACCAACAATCACGTCGTCGAGGGTGCCGAGCGGATCCGCGTCACCTTTCAGGACGGACGTGAATTCGATGCCGAGGTGACCGGCCGTGACCCTCAGTCCGACGTGGCCGTTATCGAGATCAAGACCGGCGGCCTGCCCGCACTCGCTCTGGGCGACTCGGCGAAACTCGAGGTCGGCGAATGGGTGGTCGCGATCGGCAATCCCTTCGGGCTGAGTCACACCCTCACGGTCGGCGTGGTCAGCGCCACCGGGCGTACCAGCCTCGGCATCAACGACTACGAGGACTTCATCCAGACCGACGCCGCTATCAACCCGGGTAACTCGGGGGGGCCGCTTGTCGATCTCGACGGCGCCGTGGTGGGCATGAACACCGCCATCTTCAGTCGCAGCGGCGGCTATATGGGCGTCGGTTTCGCCATCCCGATCAATCTCGCCAACGCCATTGCCAACCAGTTGATCGAGCAAGGCGAGGTGACGCGCGGATTCCTGGGCATCGTCATCCAGCCGCTGACCGCGGACCTTGCCGAATCCTTCGGGATGCAGCAGGGCGAGGGGATTCTGATCGCACAGGTCACGGAAGACAGTCCCGCCGGGAAGGCCGGTCTGCGCCAAGGCGACGTCATTGTCGCTTATCGCGGCGAGCCCGTGACGGATGTCGGCAACTTCCGAAACCGCGTCGCCCTCACGCCGCCCGGGAGCAGTCAGGAGCTCACCATCGTGCGCGACGGGCAAAGGCAGACCCTCGATGTCACCATCGGGACGCTGAACGCCGAAGCCCTTGCATCCTCCTCGCCCACCCAAACCAGCGAGGAACTGGGTCTCACCCTACAGAATCTCACGCCGCAGCTTGCCGAGCAGTTCGGCGGTCAGGCCGGCGAGGGCGTTCTGGTCACGGAGGTGAAGCCGGGATCGATCGCCGCAACCGCGGGGATCGAGCCGGGCACACTGATCCTGCAGGTCAATCGCGAATGGGTGAAGAGCGTCGCGGACTTTCAGCAAGCGGTGAAGGCGGGGCGCGAGACCGGACGGGTGCTGCTGCTGGTCCGTAAGGACGATATGCAGCGCTACGTGGTTCTGAGCTGGTAG
- a CDS encoding YgaP family membrane protein, with translation MTPNVGTLDRTLRILAGVAIIGWGVYAQNWLGAIGLVPLATGLLRWCPVYLPLKLNTGK, from the coding sequence ATGACCCCGAATGTCGGAACACTCGACCGCACCCTCCGTATCCTCGCCGGCGTCGCCATTATCGGCTGGGGCGTCTATGCCCAAAACTGGCTCGGCGCCATCGGGCTGGTGCCGCTGGCCACCGGGCTCTTGCGCTGGTGCCCCGTCTACCTGCCCCTCAAGCTGAACACCGGCAAATAG
- a CDS encoding MBL fold metallo-hydrolase — MTPPPRLTILFDNEPGLPALTRLWGFAALIRVGDRTVLFDTGSHGRVLLKNMAALGLSAESLDLLFLSHPHWDHIGGWDSVLELNPRLTVVVHEGFSKHLIRDLRGLCGDLIVVGADPRPLAPGLFSTGMLDSNPPEHALVIDTVEVTAAISGCAHPGMERIVERGVGLLGKSVDWAIGGFHLMDADPVRIEQSVRNLKALGVTGVVPTHCTGDAGKAAFRRAFGAACLDGGVGRDIGA, encoded by the coding sequence ATGACACCTCCCCCACGCCTGACGATCCTGTTCGACAACGAACCGGGACTTCCCGCGCTCACACGCCTTTGGGGATTCGCCGCACTGATCCGCGTCGGCGATCGGACCGTCCTGTTCGACACCGGCAGTCACGGGCGCGTGCTGCTGAAGAACATGGCCGCTCTCGGCCTGAGCGCGGAATCCCTTGATCTGCTGTTTCTCTCCCACCCCCATTGGGACCACATCGGCGGATGGGATTCGGTTCTGGAGTTGAATCCGCGGCTGACCGTCGTGGTGCACGAGGGTTTTTCAAAGCACCTGATCCGAGATCTGCGGGGTCTGTGCGGCGACCTGATCGTGGTCGGAGCCGATCCTCGCCCGCTCGCCCCGGGGCTTTTTTCCACCGGGATGCTCGACAGCAACCCACCGGAGCACGCGCTGGTGATCGATACCGTAGAGGTCACCGCCGCAATCAGCGGTTGCGCGCATCCCGGGATGGAGCGAATCGTCGAACGCGGTGTCGGCCTTCTCGGCAAATCGGTCGACTGGGCGATCGGGGGCTTCCATTTGATGGACGCAGACCCGGTTCGCATCGAGCAATCCGTCCGGAACCTCAAGGCGCTCGGGGTGACCGGCGTCGTCCCGACACACTGCACGGGAGACGCCGGTAAGGCGGCGTTTCGACGTGCCTTCGGCGCAGCCTGTCTCGATGGGGGTGTCGGCAGGGATATCGGCGCATGA